The window aTTTGAGTCAAATCGATTCGAACTAAgtcaagtttcgagccgagtcgagttgagcttggtgTAGCTCAAAttcagctcaaaattttttcgagctcaaaaaatcagctcgacttggctcaaatacaatttcaagtcgagtcgagttgagcttctCCGAGTCAAGtagagcgagttaaccgagctgaTACGGTTTGCTTACAGCTCTAATCGTGATTCCTTTGGGATGTATTTGTGCCAGTAAACTTTTATGAAAAATGCTTCAGCACTCAGCCCTCATAAGTTACACTGCTGCTCCTGGTTGCATTGGGAAACTTTGACAGTCCAATCCATTTTTAGACTATTTATTTGGTCCATCACACGTTTCATGGGATGGGCTTGCAAATGTCACACCAATCTGGCAAAGCGTTAATCATTCGACCAATGACCTTTAATATCTAAGGTCTAGATTATCTAcacaaaaataagttatatcaACGATTCAATTCGCTTTTTGTTAGGCAATTATAACCATTCCATCCctgaattggaaaaaaaaaaaagacagctataaagaaaaggccaaattaaagttggattggatcatctaatcaacctgatttttaccTCAGGTGGTCCTCAAGACCGGTTAACttattgaatgggttggatgtggCAGGGGCATGAAAGGTTGGAGTTATGTACTGGGTGAACTAACTTGTAGTCGAATCAAAATATCTCTCGTGTACGTAATACGTTAAAGCGGCTTACTAGGTGGCCCCTGCATGTGTATATGTCTGGAATTGTCACACgtgtacaaaataaatggaccGTTAAGAAAAAGTGACCGACTATCCCATATACATGTGCGTGGGTGAAGGTGGGCgggaccatcataagctttattaacaaaaaataaaaaagtatgtACATAAGATAGAGGGGGGCATAGAACCTGACCTCCAAAGCAAATAACAAGAACACACTTGAAACAAGCAAAAGACAATCAACATCTGATAAACAGcttaaaattgaaaaagaaaaaagaaaaaagaaaaaagagaaaaagtggAGTTACAGGGAGAAGCAACACAATTcttaaaaacaaaagcaaaagaaaatccTATCCTCCTTTTATCGACAAAATGTGATTTTTGGGATGTGAGGAATCTTGTGCCGatcttttccttcatctccgtaGCGCTCTTTTAAGAGTCGACATTCGTTGATCTTCAATTCTTGAAGCATGGTGAGCTGTTGCAACTCCTCATCTGGTAGAGACTCCAACTTCCGACACCGGTGGATTTCCAGAGTTTTGAGGGCTTTGAATTGTCCCAACCAACCACAAGGGAACGATTTCAGCTGACTCCTCCCGTAAATAATCAAATGTTTAAGGTTGGGGAGGACGGGTAAGGTCCCTCCCGATGACAACATCCCTTCGTTACTTATTTCTAAAGTCAGCTTCTGGAGGAGCGGTGGAAGGTTGGTTGGCAACTCCTTCAATTTTGGGCACCATTTTACTTCTAATTGGAGGAGAGATGGCATAACCTCTCCAACTCCACCTCTCAATTCCCACTCCTCCCAATTTTGCATGCCAAAGAAGATGAGGGTCTGGAGTTTAGGGAATGAGACAACACATATTCCACTTCCGACATTGTTATCAACCCCACTAAACTCAACACCCACCTTTCTTACCTCATTCATGTACGAAATAGAAAGGTATTTAAGGGACGGTAATTTCCCAAAACCTGGCAATTGTATACACTCCCAACAAGCCGAGAGTGACATCCTGACTAGATTGGAGAACACCGGATCCTCTATCCACTTGGGAAGCTTCGAACCTCTATAATAACATATTTGAAACTCTTTCAAGTTTGTGTGGGGCTGGAGAAATTCAAGCACGTCCTccattctcttcttctcttcatcCAACAGCTCACCGCCTTCAACCTTGTACCTGAAGGATAGAGTATGAAGATGCTGCTTCTTATTCAGTTCTGCCTCTCTAGCTTCGTCCCTGCTCCTGTTTTTGCCCATGCCGGTAATCCGAAGACTTCCTTGAAGATGATTGAGGTGTTTCAGTTCTCCACATTTACACCCTTTGTTGCCACCCCCAACAATGAACTCTGAGACCGTCCGAAGGCTAGTTAGTCTCCCTATACCCTGCGGTAAGTACTTCAGATTGAGACATAATTCTAATTCTAGATGTCTCAGGTTAATCATTTTCTTCATACCCCCAGGCAGTTTTTTTAGCTCCCCACAATGATTGAGTCTCAATGTTTGTAAATGTAGGCAATTACACACCTCCTCTGGCAACTCTTCTATGTTTGTGCGTGACAAATCAAGAAATCTCAAGTGTTTCAAATGTCCCACCGTTGGAGACAATTTCTTAATCCCGGTGTTACTCAAGTTCAATGCCCTAAGGCATCTCCATTGACGGAATGACATTCTTGGCATCATGAAGATTCTCGAGCCAATGAACAATGTCCGCAGCTTGTGGGCCTTCATCAGCTTGAGGGCCAACATGTAAgccacttcatcatcttcattaaCAGCTACATCAGTGGCAAAGAAAGAATGACGGATGTTGTTGAAGTTTAACGAGGCTTGCTTTCCAATCGGCACCGGTGAAcagtcacttcctgcaacagatagtgcaagatcatgaactaaatcatgcatcttgcactTGCATATGTTACCGTCATCATCGTATTCTGCATCTTGGAGTAATGAGCGTCTTAGTAGATCATCAAAATACAGTCCACCAATTTCCTCCATGTCTTCACTACCCTCCGAGCAGATGAAACCCTGAGCCTCCCATAATTTGACTATCATACCCTTCTCTATCATCCAATCTTTCGGGAAAATAGAGAAATACGTGAAGCACTGCTTAAGAGCTAGAGGTAAATCATGGTAGCTTAGTAACAAAGCCGGTAAAATGCCTCCTAAGACATCACCTGACTTCCATACCTCGCTTCTCAAGACAAGCTCCCACTGCCTTCTCGTCTTTCTTGAGCACATGACACTCCCTATCGTCTTTGCTGCGAGAGGCACCCCTCCACACCTGTTTACGATTTTCCTTCCAATCTCTTCCAAATCCGAACGCTCTTCTGCACTCCGATGCTCAAGTGCCCTACGACTGAACACTAACCAGCAATCATCATCAGATAAAACATCCAGTTTGTGCATGTGAGTGCCTCCCATCCTCAATGCAACATCTTCCAAACGAGTGGTTACAATGATTCGACTCCCGTGTGCACCAGCTTGGAAGGGAAGTCTCAGCTTGTCCCACTTCTCGCTATCATGGCTCCAAACATCGTCAAGCACAAGCAAGAATCGCTTTGCTTGCAACATATCATGAAGACGATCCTGCAACGGGGCCAAGTCTGATAACTCACAACCATTCCCAGTTGCAGATTCGATGATTGATTTCGTGATACGTTTGACATCAAAATCTTCAGAAACACATACCCACATTCTCATGTCGAAATGCCCCTTGACATTTTCATCGTTGTAAATGAGTTGAGCAAGGGTGGTCTTGCCCAAGCCCCCCATTCCAACTATAGAAATGACGAAGGGCACCTCATTTACCTCTCTACTACTCCCCCGCAGCAACAAGTCtacgactttttttttttcatcttccctcCCGACAATGAACCGCTGGTCAAGTAGGGAGCTTGTCTCTCGGTCTCTTATCTCTCCCCTCCTAACTTCGCTatccactctctccctctctccactaTACACTATAAGACCCAATCGGCTCTTCTCTTTTTCAATAGAATCTAATCTACCCCTTACCTCCTTTATCCTACTCCCAATTTCGTGGCGTAACTTGACATTATTGAAACAAGTAACAGGGAAGAGGAAGCAAGTAACAGGGAAGCTGAAACAGGACACATCACCTTCATCTGGAGCTTGTGGTCTGAGAGCTTCTGTCGTCCACTCATCTACTATGTCATCCAAATCGTAGGCCACATCTTTGACCTTCTCTAACCAGATCGTCACTGCTTTGTCCTTCACACGCCTAGACTCAGCATCTTCAAGTACAGCTTGAATCAAGGTGAAAGTGCTGGAAAGCTCTTCGATCTCACTGTTGACACCCACCAACAAAGCCACCTCATCTTGGAGGACGGTCTTCAACTTCTCCCCCACGGTTGAAACGAGCCAATCAACCatattttcttcttatttctttctccttttggtATGTATGGATGGGAAAAAGGGAGGAATTTGATGTGTGAGAGAGCTCGGAAGGCTTAGAAATATCCAATGGTAAGGACTTTCGTGAGTCAAGAAGAGAGAGGATAAGAGAAGCAAAGAATGctctgagtgagagagagagagagagagagagagagagatgcaaatgTAGAGAAGGATAGAAGATGAGATAGAATGCTGGGATccaaatggtggagatgagatgGAATGCTGGGATCCGAATGGTGGAGATGGTTGAGAAGATGAGTATTGCAATGGCAGCGTGGTGGCTTTATAACAATAGCAAATAGTTTAGGTCATGGTCTACATAACGCGGTTTGGTTAGTGTGTCTGCCACTAGctcggtggctagtggtcggtgctatgtgggccctactatgatgtatgttttttgtccatgcgtccattcatttttacatattattatgGGAATTTGACCATAATGACCTCGAAGTTTAGTCAAATTACTTAAcaagattcaacctttcaaatattccaagAGTGGCCTCTGACAAGCTTTCGATATTGTTttggacgaaaatgcccctgtccTTGGTTCAGATGTCGTACGGTCCTAgagtgacggattggctactccccctaccaccagccaatggctggtgctcggtgctttgtgggccccaccatgatttatgtgtgtcatccatgtcgttcataaTTCAtgtcacccatcctttttgctatgtcattttaagggtaaggcatccatgccgtccataatcTATGCAGCCCATTCTTTTTGTCCTGTCATTTTAGAGGTAAGGCTCAAATGtcagccgacaaggtggatataAGTGGATATTatccaagtcaggactttttgggcccacagtgagTTAGCTGACAAAGTGGATGAATCGGATCACTCCATTCTGagccttaagttatggtaccaatggtttgatagaaaaggaagtgaatacGTTGAAAACCACAAGCACGATccaggcaacatgacaaccacgacccatataacatggaaactacgacccatgcaaaccatgactcaTATAGGACCCATATGGCAACtacgacacatataacatgacaaccataaccaatataacatgacaaccatgacccatataatttgacaaccacgaccatataacatgacaaccatgacccatatagccCGCATTTCCTACTCCTACAGTCTATCAATAGTCATCTTATATTCGAAAAATATCAGGCTAGCTTTGATACGGATGGACACATTACTTTTCTAACTTTAATGGACAGTAAAGATCTTATGTGTAAGTCACGCCATAGTCATGCATATGTATGGGCACGTCACCAAGTTAGTGTAATACGGTAAgcgtcgtggttgtaatgtggtaagagtcgtggttgttatgagataagggtcgtagttgtcatgcaatatgggtcgtagtcttcattttataagccttggccctaaaatgagaaccatgacccatataacatgagaaccacgacccatataatatgataactacgatccatgacaattaCAACTCATTACcatcgcgacccatataacatgacaactatgacccatataacatgataactacgatccatga of the Magnolia sinica isolate HGM2019 chromosome 7, MsV1, whole genome shotgun sequence genome contains:
- the LOC131251879 gene encoding disease resistance protein RGA2-like gives rise to the protein MVDWLVSTVGEKLKTVLQDEVALLVGVNSEIEELSSTFTLIQAVLEDAESRRVKDKAVTIWLEKVKDVAYDLDDIVDEWTTEALRPQAPDEGDVSCFSFPVTCFLFPVTCFNNVKLRHEIGSRIKEVRGRLDSIEKEKSRLGLIVYSGERERVDSEVRRGEIRDRETSSLLDQRFIVGREDEKKKVVDLLLRGSSREVNEVPFVISIVGMGGLGKTTLAQLIYNDENVKGHFDMRMWVCVSEDFDVKRITKSIIESATGNGCELSDLAPLQDRLHDMLQAKRFLLVLDDVWSHDSEKWDKLRLPFQAGAHGSRIIVTTRLEDVALRMGGTHMHKLDVLSDDDCWLVFSRRALEHRSAEERSDLEEIGRKIVNRCGGVPLAAKTIGSVMCSRKTRRQWELVLRSEVWKSGDVLGGILPALLLSYHDLPLALKQCFTYFSIFPKDWMIEKGMIVKLWEAQGFICSEGSEDMEEIGGLYFDDLLRRSLLQDAEYDDDGNICKCKMHDLVHDLALSVAGSDCSPVPIGKQASLNFNNIRHSFFATDVAVNEDDEVAYMLALKLMKAHKLRTLFIGSRIFMMPRMSFRQWRCLRALNLSNTGIKKLSPTVGHLKHLRFLDLSRTNIEELPEEVCNCLHLQTLRLNHCGELKKLPGGMKKMINLRHLELELCLNLKYLPQGIGRLTSLRTVSEFIVGGGNKGCKCGELKHLNHLQGSLRITGMGKNRSRDEAREAELNKKQHLHTLSFRYKVEGGELLDEEKKRMEDVLEFLQPHTNLKEFQICYYRGSKLPKWIEDPVFSNLVRMSLSACWECIQLPGFGKLPSLKYLSISYMNEVRKVGVEFSGVDNNVGSGICVVSFPKLQTLIFFGMQNWEEWELRGGVGEVMPSLLQLEVKWCPKLKELPTNLPPLLQKLTLEISNEGMLSSGGTLPVLPNLKHLIIYGRSQLKSFPCGWLGQFKALKTLEIHRCRKLESLPDEELQQLTMLQELKINECRLLKERYGDEGKDRHKIPHIPKITFCR